In Natrinema sp. HArc-T2, the genomic window AGCCCATCGGGTCGATGACGTCGTCCTCGACGTCGATTCCTGGCGCGACCTCCGTGAGCTCGAGGCCTTCGGGAGTCAGTTCGAAGACGGCGCGCTCGGTCACGTAGACGATCGGCTGGTCGATCTCGACGGCGTACTCGCCGCTGAAGGTGATCTGCTCGACCGAGTCGACGAACTTCGTACTCGAGCCTTCGCTCTCGATCGAGAGTTCGCCGTCGCCGGCCTCGATCTCGAGGCCGTCGGTCGTCAAGGTGCCACAGAAGACGACCTTCTCGGCGTTCTGGGTGATGTTGATGAAGCCGCCACAGCCGGGCAGCTGCGAGCCGAATCGGCTGACGTTGATGTTGCCCATCGCGTCGGCCTGTGCCATGCCCAGGAAGCCCATGTCGAGGCCGCCGCCGTCGTAGAAGTCGAACTGCTGGGTCGAGGAGACCAGCGCTTCGTGGTTGACCGCGGTCCCGAAGCTGATCCCGCCGGAAGCAGCGCCGCCGACCGGCCCCGACTCGACGGTCTGGGTGATCTCGTCGTCGACGCCGCCTTCAGCCGCGACGACCGGGACGAGTTCCGGGACACCAACGCCGAGGTTGATGACCGAATCCGGCTCGAGTTCCATCGCGGCCCGGCGGGCGATGATCGTCCGCTCGTCGAGCGGGAGCGGCTCGGCGTCGTCGTCGGTCGGCTGTTTGATCTCGCCGCTGTAGGCGGGGTTGTAGTCTTCGGCGTACGTCTGCTGGTGGTGACTCTGTGGCGCTTCGACGACGGAATCGACCAGCACGCCGGGGACGGCCACGTCGCGAGCGGTGAGCGTTCCCGACTCCGTGACGCGTTCGACCTGTGCGATTACCGTGCCGCCGGAGTTGTGGGCGGCCTGGGCCATTGCCAGCACGTTCGAGTCGAGGGCTTCCCGCTCCATGGTGATGTTGCCGTTCTCGTCGGCCGTCGTCCCACGGATAATCGCCACGTCGATCGGCACCGAGTGATAGAAGAGGTACTCCTCGCCGTCGACGGTCATGAGCTCGACGATGTCCTCGTCGGTGACGTCGTTGGCCTTCGCGCCGTCCTGTCGCGGGTCGACGAACGTCCCCAGCCCGACGTGGCTGATCGTGCCGGGCTTGCCCGCAGCAGTGTCCCGGAGCATGTGGTCCATCGCGCCGAAGGGCAGGTTGTAGGCTTTGATCTCGTTGTCGACGATCTTCTCCATCAGGTCGGGCGTAAAGCCCCAGTGGCTCGCGATCGTACACTCGAGCATCCCGTCCTGGACCAGATGCGAGAGTCCACGGCCCTGTCGGTCGCCTTCCGCGGCGGGATGGTAGAGCGTGAGATCTCGGGGATGGTCCGTTTCGGCGTAGCGTTCGCCGAGCGCCTCGAGGACGTATTCGGGAATCCCGACGGCGACGAAGCCGCCGACGCCGACCGTATCGCCGTCGTCGATACATTCGACTGCCGCGTCTCTAGACTGTCGAACCGTCATACCTACCCCTCGCGGGAGGCGCTATTTTTACTTACCTATCTGGGACACACCACGACCTCGAGCGGTAACGCCGATATCGACGGTGGATAGCGGAATCGTACGCTTTACTACCTCGCTCTCGAACACACCGGTATGGAGCTAACAGCCGAGCAGCAACTGATACAGGATACCGTTCGCGATTTCGTCGAGAAAGAAGTCGCCGAGACGGTCGACGAACACGACGAGGCCCAGACGTTTCCGGAAGACGTCTGGGACGGGCTCGCGGAGCTCGATCTGACCGGACTGACGGTCCCCGAGGAGTACGGCGGGTTCGACGCCGACGAAGTGACCTACAGCATCGTCAACGAGGAGCTGGCGCGGGGTCACCTGGCGGTCGCGACGGCGCTGTCGGTCCACTGTCTGGCCACCTCGTGTATCCGCCAGTTCGGCACCCAGGAACACAAAGACGAGTGGCTGCCGGAGATGGTCGACGGTCGACCGGTCGGTGCCTTCGCGCTCTCGGAACCCGACGCCGGCTCGAACCCGGCCGAGATGAGTACTGAAGCACGGCTCGAGGACGGCGAGTACGTCATCAACGGAAAGAAACAGTGGATCACGAATGGCAAGCGCGCAGGCGTCGTCATCCTGTTCGCGAAGACCGACCGCGACGACCCCGATACTGTGACCCAGTTTTTGGTGCCCAAGGACACGCCAGGACTCGAAGTCGGCAAGAAAGAGGACAAGCTCGGGCTGCGTGCCAGCGACACCACGACGCTCATCTTCGACGACGTGCGGATTCCCGAGGAGAACCGCCTGACGGAAGTCGGTGACGGCCTGAAGTCTGCGTTCTCGATCCTGACTGGTGGCCGGATTGCGATCGCGAGCCAGGCCGTCGGCGTCGCTCAGGCGGCCCTCGACGCCGCCGTGAGCTACGCCAACGAACGCGAGCAGTTTGGCGAGCCGATCATCAACCACCAGGCGATCGCCCACAAGCTCGCGGATATGCAGACCGACGTGCAGGCCGCACGCCTGCTGACGCGTGACGCCGCTCGCAAAAACGATGGCGGCCTCGACCCGCAGGCGGCGAGTATGGCGAAGTACTTCGCCAGCGAGACGGCTGTCGACGTCGCGGACGAGGCAGTCCAGGTCCACGGCGGCTACGGCTACACCAAGGACTTCGACGTCGAGCGCTACTATCGCGACGCCAAGATCACCACGATCTACGAGGGGACCTCTGAAATACAGAAGGAGGTTATCTCACGGCACCTGACCGAGTAACGCGACTCGTTACTCGTACTCGTAGAAGCCTTTTCCAGTCTTCTTGCCGAGTTCACCGGCTTCGACCTTGCGCTTGAGCAGGTAGGCTGGCTTGTAGCGGTCGCCTAACTCCTCGTGGAGCGTCTCGGAGGCGTGGAGACAGACGTCCAGTCCGATGTGGTCGGCCAGCGTCAGCGGCCCCATCGGGACGTTCGTGCCCAGTTCCATGCCAGCGTCGATGTCCTCTTTCGTCGCGACACCCTCGTCGTAGGCCCGAATGCCCTCGTTGAGCCAGGGCATCAGGATGCGGTTGGTGACGAAGCCCGGCTTGTCGTCGGACTCCCAGGTCGTCTTCCCCAGCTCCTCGGCGAAGTCGTGTGCCTGCTCGGTGACGTCGTCGTCGGTCTTCTCACCGACGACGATTTCGACACCCTCCATCACGGGGACGGGGTTCATGAAGTGCAGGCCGACGACGGCTGCCGGTCGCTCGGTCGCGCTCGCGATCGAGGTGATCGAGAGCGTACTCGTGTTCGTCGCGAGGACGGCGTCGTCGCGACAGATCTCATCGAGGTCGGCGAAGATGTCGCGTTTGATCTCGAGGTTTTCGACGGCAGCCTCGACGACGACACCGCAGTCTGCGAGGTCCTCAAGGTCGGTCGTGCCGGTGATCCGGTCGCGAGCCGCGTCGGCTTCGTCCTCGGTCAGGGCGTCTCTGTCGACGAGGCGACCGAGACTATCGTCGATC contains:
- a CDS encoding acyl CoA:acetate/3-ketoacid CoA transferase; this translates as MTVRQSRDAAVECIDDGDTVGVGGFVAVGIPEYVLEALGERYAETDHPRDLTLYHPAAEGDRQGRGLSHLVQDGMLECTIASHWGFTPDLMEKIVDNEIKAYNLPFGAMDHMLRDTAAGKPGTISHVGLGTFVDPRQDGAKANDVTDEDIVELMTVDGEEYLFYHSVPIDVAIIRGTTADENGNITMEREALDSNVLAMAQAAHNSGGTVIAQVERVTESGTLTARDVAVPGVLVDSVVEAPQSHHQQTYAEDYNPAYSGEIKQPTDDDAEPLPLDERTIIARRAAMELEPDSVINLGVGVPELVPVVAAEGGVDDEITQTVESGPVGGAASGGISFGTAVNHEALVSSTQQFDFYDGGGLDMGFLGMAQADAMGNINVSRFGSQLPGCGGFINITQNAEKVVFCGTLTTDGLEIEAGDGELSIESEGSSTKFVDSVEQITFSGEYAVEIDQPIVYVTERAVFELTPEGLELTEVAPGIDVEDDVIDPMGFEPIVADDLAEMNPALFADESLDLTDAI
- a CDS encoding 3-hydroxyacyl-CoA dehydrogenase family protein, whose protein sequence is MVSNVETIDRVGVVGAGTMGSGIAQVAATAGYDVVMRDIEQEFVDSGFETIDDSLGRLVDRDALTEDEADAARDRITGTTDLEDLADCGVVVEAAVENLEIKRDIFADLDEICRDDAVLATNTSTLSITSIASATERPAAVVGLHFMNPVPVMEGVEIVVGEKTDDDVTEQAHDFAEELGKTTWESDDKPGFVTNRILMPWLNEGIRAYDEGVATKEDIDAGMELGTNVPMGPLTLADHIGLDVCLHASETLHEELGDRYKPAYLLKRKVEAGELGKKTGKGFYEYE
- a CDS encoding acyl-CoA dehydrogenase family protein; protein product: MELTAEQQLIQDTVRDFVEKEVAETVDEHDEAQTFPEDVWDGLAELDLTGLTVPEEYGGFDADEVTYSIVNEELARGHLAVATALSVHCLATSCIRQFGTQEHKDEWLPEMVDGRPVGAFALSEPDAGSNPAEMSTEARLEDGEYVINGKKQWITNGKRAGVVILFAKTDRDDPDTVTQFLVPKDTPGLEVGKKEDKLGLRASDTTTLIFDDVRIPEENRLTEVGDGLKSAFSILTGGRIAIASQAVGVAQAALDAAVSYANEREQFGEPIINHQAIAHKLADMQTDVQAARLLTRDAARKNDGGLDPQAASMAKYFASETAVDVADEAVQVHGGYGYTKDFDVERYYRDAKITTIYEGTSEIQKEVISRHLTE